A single region of the Chryseobacterium sp. 6424 genome encodes:
- a CDS encoding N-acetylmuramoyl-L-alanine amidase, whose translation MRKPLYIIGLGAMLFSCASQNKSKQITVTPVKTAVPVKTVQQAPPKAQLEKEGGYDFFKINIANTAKNDNTISYGSIVSANPAGYRVVKTYFPAVAQNFRQKYIILHYTALDDDRSVRVLTEQSVSSHYLVNSFNDREIYQLVDENKRAYHAGISAWRNDSMLNDTSIGIEIVNAGYVTDSSGVKIFPEFDEDQIKKVAALVKDIATRYMIPPTNILAHSDIAPTRKQDPGPKFPWKKLYDDYQIGMWYDEPVMQTFLGQIIPEEFALQSTSSEFIYRYQVALKKLGYAIDTNGRADDATKKTVEAFQYHFRPAKYDGQMDAESWAILQALNQKYP comes from the coding sequence ATGCGTAAACCATTATACATCATAGGATTAGGCGCCATGCTGTTTTCCTGTGCTTCTCAAAATAAATCTAAACAAATCACAGTCACACCTGTGAAAACTGCTGTTCCGGTAAAAACAGTACAGCAAGCGCCACCTAAAGCCCAACTTGAAAAAGAAGGCGGATATGATTTTTTTAAGATAAATATCGCCAACACCGCCAAAAACGACAACACCATCAGTTACGGTTCTATCGTGTCGGCAAATCCTGCCGGTTATAGAGTGGTGAAAACTTATTTCCCGGCGGTCGCCCAGAATTTCCGGCAGAAATATATCATTCTTCATTATACGGCGCTGGACGATGACCGTTCTGTACGCGTATTGACAGAGCAGTCCGTAAGTTCGCATTATTTAGTGAACAGTTTTAACGACCGCGAAATTTATCAGCTGGTGGATGAAAACAAACGTGCTTATCACGCGGGCATCAGCGCCTGGAGGAATGACAGTATGTTGAATGATACCTCCATCGGTATTGAAATTGTAAACGCAGGATATGTAACCGATAGTTCAGGCGTAAAGATTTTCCCCGAATTTGACGAAGACCAGATCAAAAAGGTGGCTGCTCTCGTAAAGGACATCGCTACGAGGTATATGATCCCACCCACCAATATTCTGGCACATTCAGACATCGCCCCTACCAGGAAGCAGGATCCGGGTCCAAAATTTCCGTGGAAAAAGCTATATGATGATTACCAAATCGGTATGTGGTATGATGAGCCTGTCATGCAAACCTTCCTGGGGCAGATCATCCCGGAAGAATTTGCGCTGCAAAGTACCAGTTCAGAGTTTATATACAGATATCAGGTGGCTCTGAAGAAACTGGGGTACGCCATTGATACGAATGGAAGGGCAGATGACGCTACCAAAAAAACCGTGGAGGCTTTTCAATATCACTTTCGGCCGGCAAAGTATGATGGACAGATGGATGCGGAGTCTTGGGCGATCTTACAGGCATTAAATCAAAAATATCCTTAA
- the aspA gene encoding aspartate ammonia-lyase, producing MENFRHESDLLGTLKVPANAYYGVQTQRAIENFKISGQYLMSYPHFINALAMVKKAAAKTNYELGLLSEDLYRVIAEVCDEIISGQLHDQFPIDMIQGGAGTSVNMNANEVIANRALEKLGKNKGEYQFCSPNDHINLSQSTNDAYPTAIKMALLHMNIDLVAKLEKTIQAFREKGREFSGIIKMGRTQLQDAVPMTLGQEFEAFAATLEEDISKLNSNANLFVEINMGATAIGTGINAPLGYAKLCAKNLSEISGFEIVSAPNLVEATPDTGSYVIYSSAMKRLAVKLSKICNDLRLLSSGPRAGLFEINLPPMQPGSSIMPGKVNPVIPEVVNQVCYKVIGNDLTVTFAAEAGQLQLNVMEPVLSHSIMESINFLGNALDTLREKCITGITANKEVCLNMVRHSIGIVTALNPYIGYKNATEIAKEALETGKSVYNLVLEKQILSQEKLDEILDPANMLRPHDF from the coding sequence ATGGAAAATTTCCGGCATGAAAGCGATTTGCTTGGTACACTGAAGGTCCCTGCCAATGCCTACTACGGAGTACAGACGCAACGCGCCATCGAAAACTTTAAGATTTCAGGGCAGTATCTGATGTCGTATCCCCATTTCATCAATGCGCTGGCAATGGTGAAAAAAGCAGCGGCCAAAACCAATTATGAACTTGGCCTGCTCAGCGAAGACCTTTACCGGGTGATTGCCGAGGTTTGTGATGAGATCATCAGTGGCCAGTTGCACGATCAGTTCCCCATTGATATGATACAGGGTGGCGCGGGCACTTCCGTAAATATGAACGCCAATGAAGTGATCGCCAACCGTGCGCTCGAAAAACTCGGTAAAAACAAAGGTGAATACCAGTTCTGTTCACCTAACGACCATATCAACCTCTCGCAGTCTACCAACGACGCTTATCCTACCGCTATTAAAATGGCCTTGCTGCACATGAATATTGATCTTGTGGCTAAACTTGAAAAGACCATCCAGGCATTCAGAGAGAAAGGGCGGGAGTTTAGTGGCATCATTAAGATGGGGCGTACACAGCTTCAGGATGCTGTACCGATGACTTTAGGGCAGGAGTTTGAAGCGTTTGCGGCTACTTTAGAGGAAGACATCTCGAAACTGAATAGCAACGCCAATCTTTTCGTAGAAATAAACATGGGTGCTACCGCTATTGGTACCGGTATTAATGCACCGCTGGGTTATGCGAAACTCTGCGCAAAAAATCTTTCTGAAATTTCAGGGTTTGAGATTGTCTCGGCACCGAATCTTGTGGAAGCGACTCCGGATACCGGTTCGTACGTCATTTATTCCTCCGCGATGAAGCGGCTGGCCGTAAAACTCTCGAAGATCTGTAATGATTTACGTTTGCTGAGTTCTGGCCCGCGTGCAGGTCTTTTTGAAATCAATCTGCCGCCTATGCAGCCAGGTTCTTCCATCATGCCAGGGAAAGTAAATCCTGTAATTCCGGAAGTGGTAAATCAGGTGTGTTACAAAGTGATTGGCAATGACCTCACCGTTACGTTCGCGGCGGAAGCCGGGCAGTTGCAGCTTAATGTGATGGAGCCGGTGCTTTCGCATTCTATCATGGAAAGCATCAATTTCCTGGGTAATGCGCTCGATACGCTTCGTGAAAAATGTATCACTGGGATTACCGCCAATAAAGAGGTTTGTTTGAATATGGTGCGCCACAGCATTGGTATTGTAACGGCGCTTAACCCGTATATCGGTTATAAAAACGCTACGGAAATCGCCAAAGAAGCCTTGGAAACGGGTAAAAGCGTGTATAATCTGGTACTCGAAAAGCAAATCCTCTCGCAGGAAAAACTCGATGAAATCTTGGATCCCGCCAACATGCTGCGCCCGCACGATTTTTAA
- a CDS encoding UDP-N-acetylmuramoyl-tripeptide--D-alanyl-D-alanine ligase, with protein sequence MNVATFYPIFLSAAKVTIDSRNIQPNDVFFAFSGENFNAATLAQDAIAKGASAVIVEQEAFENTAENIFYVPSTLKFLQELAAYHRDQLNIPVIALTGSNGKTTTKEIIHAVLSQKYSVQYTKGNLNNHIGVPLTLLSINDTHDMAVVEMGANHQKEIAELCQIAKPDYGYITNFGKAHLEGFGGFEGVIKGKSELYDYLKSASATVLVNQNDLIQMEKTSGYERCISFGGQHADYQFQELTKDKFVGLSFQGNEAYSNLTGSYNFTNLCAAASLGLHFGLSFQEIKTAIESYQPTNMRSQIVEKNGKTLVLDTYNANPSSMAESLKNFSKFKGSKTVILGDMLELGEASQQEHQNILDLALKLRFNEIITVGNLFMEINKSGNAFGSTASLSEYLKNNSIASENILLKGSRGIALESILDFIA encoded by the coding sequence ATGAACGTAGCTACCTTTTACCCCATTTTTTTGAGCGCCGCCAAAGTAACCATTGATAGCCGTAATATTCAGCCAAATGATGTCTTCTTTGCGTTCTCCGGCGAAAACTTCAATGCTGCCACACTTGCACAAGACGCAATTGCAAAAGGCGCTTCCGCCGTAATCGTAGAACAAGAAGCATTTGAAAATACAGCTGAGAATATATTTTATGTTCCGTCCACACTAAAGTTTCTGCAAGAGCTGGCAGCTTATCACCGCGACCAGCTTAACATTCCGGTTATTGCGCTTACCGGCAGCAATGGTAAAACGACTACTAAAGAAATTATCCACGCTGTTCTATCACAAAAGTACAGCGTACAGTACACCAAAGGCAATCTAAACAATCACATCGGCGTGCCCTTAACGTTGCTTTCAATTAATGATACACACGATATGGCGGTAGTGGAAATGGGGGCCAACCACCAAAAAGAAATCGCGGAACTGTGCCAGATCGCAAAACCGGATTATGGGTACATCACGAATTTTGGAAAAGCCCACCTGGAGGGTTTTGGTGGCTTTGAAGGTGTGATAAAAGGCAAGTCAGAACTGTATGATTATCTCAAAAGTGCCTCTGCCACAGTTTTAGTGAATCAAAATGATCTGATCCAAATGGAAAAAACCTCCGGCTACGAAAGATGCATCAGTTTTGGAGGTCAGCACGCAGATTATCAGTTTCAAGAACTCACGAAAGATAAATTTGTGGGCCTGAGTTTTCAGGGGAATGAAGCGTATTCAAACCTTACAGGAAGCTATAATTTCACCAATCTTTGTGCGGCCGCGAGTTTAGGGTTACATTTTGGTCTGAGTTTTCAGGAAATAAAAACGGCCATTGAAAGCTATCAGCCGACGAATATGCGCTCACAAATCGTAGAGAAAAACGGCAAGACCCTGGTGTTGGATACGTATAATGCCAACCCCAGTTCAATGGCTGAGTCGTTAAAAAACTTCAGTAAGTTTAAGGGTTCTAAAACGGTTATTCTGGGTGATATGCTGGAGCTTGGTGAGGCGTCACAACAGGAGCATCAAAATATACTGGATCTGGCCTTAAAACTGCGTTTCAATGAAATTATTACCGTGGGTAACCTCTTTATGGAGATAAATAAATCAGGTAACGCATTCGGGTCTACCGCGTCATTATCAGAATATCTGAAAAACAATTCAATCGCTTCCGAAAATATCCTTCTGAAAGGTTCCCGGGGAATTGCGCTGGAGAGCATACTTGATTTTATCGCTTAG
- a CDS encoding SRPBCC family protein: MKLEGRKVTVNKSSAELVEMLKNPGDYRNLMPESLQNFEAREDGFKFGLKGMPEIALKIENVSDREVVLKSAASNLDFKLTGAMNPISENQTEVQLLFDGKFNPFIKMMVEKPLQNFINSLSDSLEKL, from the coding sequence ATGAAATTAGAAGGACGTAAAGTAACCGTAAATAAATCATCTGCCGAACTTGTAGAAATGCTTAAGAATCCGGGCGATTACCGCAATCTGATGCCAGAGTCGCTACAGAATTTCGAAGCCCGTGAAGATGGCTTTAAATTTGGACTGAAGGGCATGCCAGAAATCGCACTGAAAATTGAAAATGTTTCTGACCGTGAAGTCGTATTGAAATCTGCCGCCTCGAACCTTGATTTTAAGCTTACCGGCGCAATGAACCCAATAAGTGAAAACCAGACAGAAGTACAACTGCTTTTTGATGGTAAATTCAATCCGTTTATTAAAATGATGGTAGAAAAACCACTGCAGAATTTTATCAACTCGCTGTCCGACAGTTTAGAGAAACTGTAA
- a CDS encoding ABC transporter ATP-binding protein: MSLQITNLTKKFGSQTALDHINLEIGKGEIIGLLGPNGAGKSTLMKSITGSIKIDEGQVIFNGKNIQKEALYAKRHMGFLPENNPLYHDMFVKEYLGFVARLHKLPLLRVNEVIDLVGITPEKSKKISQLSKGYKQRVGLAQAILHAPDLLILDEPTNGLDPNQIIEIRQVIKDVGHEKTVMLSTHIMQEVEALCSRVILIHQGQIIQDSPISEFKGKFETLEEAFSQYTHIKKS; encoded by the coding sequence ATGTCTCTTCAGATCACTAATCTTACCAAAAAATTCGGCTCGCAAACTGCGCTGGACCACATCAATCTCGAAATCGGGAAAGGCGAAATCATCGGACTTTTAGGCCCTAATGGTGCCGGAAAATCCACACTCATGAAATCGATCACCGGCAGCATAAAAATTGATGAGGGGCAGGTGATCTTCAACGGTAAAAATATACAGAAGGAAGCGCTGTATGCCAAAAGACACATGGGTTTTCTACCGGAAAACAATCCGCTTTACCATGATATGTTTGTAAAGGAATATCTGGGTTTTGTAGCCAGATTACACAAACTGCCATTATTACGGGTGAATGAGGTGATAGACTTGGTAGGCATTACCCCAGAAAAATCGAAGAAAATCAGCCAACTCTCTAAAGGGTACAAACAACGTGTCGGGCTTGCACAGGCTATTCTGCACGCTCCTGACCTACTGATCCTCGATGAGCCTACCAATGGCCTGGACCCTAACCAAATCATAGAGATACGGCAAGTTATTAAGGATGTTGGGCACGAGAAAACCGTGATGCTCTCCACCCACATCATGCAGGAAGTGGAAGCACTCTGCTCGCGCGTAATTCTTATCCATCAGGGGCAGATCATCCAGGACTCGCCGATTTCTGAGTTTAAAGGAAAATTTGAAACGCTCGAAGAAGCCTTCAGCCAATATACACACATAAAAAAGTCCTGA
- the gldJ gene encoding gliding motility lipoprotein GldJ: MNKLKLFTILALGSLFLFTSCGGGNSKKGGGTKRFTSKTGWKPNDQKGWFFTGKQQKQKGWPGMVYVEGGTFTMGLVKDDVMHDWNNTPRRMQVSSFFIGETEITNYEYREYVTWLKFVFPPSDPNFKEIYRGALPDTLVWNNELSRNDFAETYFRRPEYDYYPVVGVSWLQASRYCDWLTDRANEKALMEQGVISKDFYTNDANNQGANSFNLDKFKANDPEMETYLNTQRLQQRSGIKTSNQRILAANRNAAAGVVEKFRLPTEVEWEFAALGMQKERNYNLYTNKEPQIEQLKGTKGRDRGMYLENFKQGRGDYSGVAGWKNDGSPTTSDVKQYPSNNLGIYGMFGNVAEWTADVYRPIIDEEASDFNYFRGNVAQQVVRNEDGTYKKVDAARYDTLADGRLVYRGLPGQYEREVVADYRNFRDGDFQSSLEAGYGRGEDSTTAGYNMYNSKQKRFIVDGRGRVVMQKDPVSRTTRVSNEVRVIKGGSWLDGAYWLDPGQRRYRDEAKAYGWVGFRVAQDAKSTSKGRTKR, encoded by the coding sequence ATGAATAAACTAAAGTTGTTCACGATATTGGCGTTAGGTTCGCTTTTCCTGTTTACAAGTTGCGGCGGTGGCAACAGCAAAAAGGGGGGCGGAACGAAGCGTTTTACCAGTAAAACCGGCTGGAAACCCAACGACCAGAAAGGCTGGTTTTTTACCGGAAAGCAACAAAAGCAAAAGGGCTGGCCCGGCATGGTGTACGTGGAGGGCGGTACTTTTACCATGGGCTTGGTGAAGGATGATGTTATGCACGACTGGAATAATACCCCACGCCGCATGCAGGTAAGTTCTTTTTTCATCGGTGAGACCGAAATTACCAATTACGAATACCGCGAGTATGTTACCTGGCTGAAATTTGTTTTCCCGCCATCAGATCCTAATTTTAAAGAAATTTACCGTGGCGCTTTGCCCGATACTTTAGTTTGGAATAACGAACTTTCACGTAACGATTTTGCCGAAACATATTTCCGAAGACCAGAATACGATTATTATCCTGTAGTGGGTGTTTCTTGGCTTCAGGCATCACGCTACTGCGACTGGCTTACAGACAGGGCCAATGAAAAAGCACTAATGGAGCAGGGTGTGATCTCCAAAGACTTTTATACGAATGATGCGAACAATCAAGGCGCAAATTCTTTCAACCTCGATAAGTTCAAAGCCAACGACCCTGAGATGGAAACTTACCTGAATACACAGCGTCTTCAGCAGCGTTCCGGTATCAAAACAAGCAACCAGAGAATTTTAGCTGCCAACCGAAACGCAGCGGCTGGTGTGGTGGAAAAATTCCGACTCCCGACAGAGGTAGAGTGGGAGTTTGCGGCACTGGGCATGCAGAAAGAAAGAAATTATAACCTCTATACCAACAAAGAACCTCAAATAGAACAGCTGAAAGGCACCAAAGGCCGTGACCGTGGCATGTATCTCGAAAACTTTAAGCAGGGACGCGGAGATTACTCGGGGGTAGCAGGTTGGAAGAATGATGGTTCACCTACCACTTCTGATGTTAAACAATATCCATCAAATAACCTCGGGATCTATGGCATGTTTGGCAACGTAGCTGAATGGACGGCCGATGTCTACAGGCCAATTATCGATGAAGAGGCCAGCGATTTCAACTACTTCCGTGGGAATGTTGCCCAGCAAGTGGTAAGAAACGAAGACGGGACCTATAAAAAAGTAGATGCCGCAAGATACGATACACTGGCAGATGGACGTTTGGTTTACCGTGGTTTACCAGGACAGTATGAACGTGAAGTTGTTGCGGATTACCGAAACTTCCGCGATGGGGATTTCCAGTCGTCGCTAGAGGCTGGCTACGGCCGTGGGGAAGACAGCACCACAGCTGGTTATAACATGTACAATTCTAAACAGAAAAGATTTATTGTAGATGGAAGAGGACGTGTAGTAATGCAGAAAGATCCCGTAAGCCGAACCACAAGAGTATCAAACGAGGTGCGCGTGATCAAAGGCGGGTCTTGGTTGGATGGCGCTTACTGGCTGGACCCGGGACAGAGAAGATACCGTGACGAGGCGAAAGCTTACGGTTGGGTAGGTTTCCGTGTGGCACAGGATGCGAAATCAACTTCCAAAGGAAGAACCAAAAGATAA
- a CDS encoding NUDIX hydrolase, whose translation MYKVFMNEKKLTLSKYPEDFEKKLRYEGFATLEIAVDLLQNTSCPEINVYGEEIEEMWEDFTHMFKVIEAAGGVVSNKEGKLLFIRRIGRWDLPKGKIEKGESLEQAALREVEEETGLKELILEEFLNNTFHLYTERNGDKILKTTYWFRMRYVGNETPIPQTEEGISEVAWKDQEAVTAEVLPQTFQNIKLILNDFWLQH comes from the coding sequence ATGTATAAAGTTTTTATGAATGAAAAAAAATTAACATTAAGTAAATACCCCGAAGATTTCGAGAAGAAACTTCGGTATGAGGGTTTTGCTACACTTGAAATAGCCGTGGATCTTTTGCAGAACACCTCGTGCCCGGAAATAAATGTGTACGGTGAAGAGATCGAGGAAATGTGGGAGGATTTCACGCATATGTTCAAGGTGATTGAAGCGGCTGGCGGGGTGGTAAGCAACAAGGAAGGAAAACTACTCTTCATCCGCCGGATCGGACGATGGGACCTGCCCAAAGGAAAAATTGAAAAAGGCGAATCACTGGAACAGGCCGCCCTGCGCGAAGTAGAAGAAGAAACAGGGCTAAAGGAACTGATCTTGGAGGAATTCCTGAACAATACTTTCCACCTGTACACCGAACGTAACGGCGATAAAATCTTGAAAACCACGTATTGGTTCCGGATGAGATATGTTGGCAATGAGACACCGATACCACAAACCGAAGAAGGCATCTCTGAGGTGGCATGGAAAGATCAGGAGGCGGTGACCGCCGAGGTCTTGCCCCAAACCTTCCAAAACATCAAACTTATTTTAAATGATTTCTGGCTGCAGCACTAA
- a CDS encoding M16 family metallopeptidase yields MKKLISTLTLIGALTMTQAQSYQTKINTDSQGYTYETVLNDKTGVRVYTLKNGLKVYLAQNFDAPRIQTYIPVRTGSNNDPEDATGLAHYLEHMLFKGTSKLASANWAKEKPLLDQIADLYEQHKAETDPEKKKAIYRKIDEVSQEASKYAIANEYDKAISSLGASGTNAHTWLDETVYKNNIPSNELEKWLKVEKERFSELVLRLFHTELEAVYEEFNRSQDNDSRLVNYELMDALFPKHPNGQQTTIGKSEHLKNPSMVAIHKYFNTYYVPNNYAVVLVGDLDFDKTIKLVDQYFGTFEYRELPLKKMVTEEPMTNIVERVVKSPSAPRLQIAWRTDSYGTHQARLADITANLLTNAGETGLIDLNINQSQKALRAMAYASPFKTYGNFSMVIVPKNDQTLDEAKQLLLSQIELIKKGQFEEWLIPAIINDMKIQRMKTVETADGLATALYGAYINGQNWQDELNEINEYEKITKADIVKFANEFFKDNYVIVKKEKGVNDKLVRVENPGITPIKLNKEAQSPFLAGILAEKSTEIKPEFVDFSKAIKTDKIAGKKASFVENKYNDVAQTYFIFPFGSDHDKELPLAMQVLEYLGTDKLSAEQLKQEFFKLGISYNFRAGADQLIVSLSGLEQNMPKGITLLKNWMTDAKPNQQVYEENVRTILESRDVAKKDKGRIMAALTNYAKYGRTSRFTDVVSADRLKQIRSEEMTAKVKDLLHMPYQIFFYGNNFNKFKKYAKPFVESENMKIPAKKVYPEPATENKVYFTNYDMVQTEMSKVAKAGPVNLKNFGKINVFNEYFGRGLSSIVFQEIRESKSLAYSAYVSYASAGEINKADYVTTYIGTQANKLGQAVNAMNELMADLPQVPAQFANAKNAALKQIASGRINRTNIFFNYLNLQKLGIDYDIRKDLYNEIQNLTIDEVTKFYNATIKPLNYNTAIIGKKENLDMEAINKMGTFHEVSLEEIFGY; encoded by the coding sequence ATGAAGAAACTCATCAGCACATTAACCCTCATAGGAGCACTTACCATGACACAGGCACAGTCCTATCAAACCAAAATAAATACCGATAGCCAAGGTTATACCTACGAAACCGTACTGAATGATAAAACCGGGGTAAGGGTTTATACCCTGAAAAACGGTTTAAAGGTTTATTTAGCACAAAATTTCGATGCGCCAAGAATTCAGACCTACATCCCAGTGCGCACCGGCAGCAACAATGATCCGGAAGATGCGACAGGATTGGCGCATTATCTGGAGCACATGCTGTTCAAAGGAACCTCAAAATTAGCCTCGGCGAATTGGGCTAAGGAAAAACCGCTTTTAGACCAGATCGCTGACCTGTACGAGCAGCACAAGGCAGAAACTGATCCGGAAAAGAAAAAAGCCATCTACAGAAAAATTGATGAAGTTTCGCAGGAAGCCAGTAAATATGCCATTGCGAACGAGTACGACAAGGCCATTTCCTCTTTAGGAGCCTCCGGAACAAATGCCCATACGTGGCTGGATGAAACTGTTTACAAAAACAACATCCCAAGCAACGAGCTTGAAAAATGGTTAAAAGTAGAAAAAGAAAGATTCTCTGAATTGGTTCTCCGGCTTTTCCATACAGAACTTGAGGCTGTTTATGAAGAGTTCAACCGTTCGCAGGACAATGATTCACGCCTTGTGAACTATGAACTGATGGACGCGCTTTTCCCGAAACACCCGAACGGGCAGCAAACCACGATAGGGAAATCCGAGCATCTGAAGAATCCTTCAATGGTCGCCATTCATAAGTATTTCAATACCTATTACGTACCGAATAATTATGCCGTAGTGTTGGTGGGCGACCTTGATTTCGATAAGACGATTAAGTTGGTTGACCAATATTTCGGCACTTTCGAATATCGCGAGCTGCCCCTGAAGAAAATGGTGACGGAAGAACCGATGACCAACATTGTAGAACGTGTGGTGAAGAGTCCGTCTGCACCACGCCTACAAATCGCCTGGAGAACAGATTCCTATGGTACTCACCAAGCAAGGCTGGCAGATATTACCGCCAACCTGTTGACCAACGCCGGCGAAACGGGCCTGATCGACCTCAACATCAACCAAAGCCAAAAAGCACTACGCGCCATGGCGTACGCTTCTCCTTTTAAAACTTACGGAAACTTCTCGATGGTGATCGTACCAAAAAACGACCAGACCTTAGACGAAGCAAAGCAACTCCTCTTAAGCCAGATTGAACTCATTAAGAAAGGCCAGTTCGAGGAATGGCTGATCCCCGCTATCATCAATGATATGAAGATTCAGCGCATGAAGACCGTTGAAACTGCCGATGGCCTTGCGACTGCACTTTACGGCGCATATATCAATGGGCAAAACTGGCAGGATGAACTTAATGAAATCAATGAATACGAGAAGATTACCAAAGCAGATATCGTAAAATTCGCGAATGAGTTCTTTAAAGATAATTATGTCATCGTAAAGAAAGAAAAAGGCGTGAATGACAAGTTGGTTCGTGTAGAAAACCCAGGCATTACCCCCATCAAGCTCAACAAAGAAGCGCAGTCACCATTCCTGGCTGGTATTTTGGCAGAAAAATCTACTGAGATCAAACCTGAATTTGTGGACTTTTCAAAAGCCATCAAAACAGATAAGATCGCGGGTAAAAAAGCCAGTTTCGTAGAAAATAAATATAATGATGTCGCACAGACTTACTTTATCTTCCCGTTCGGCAGTGACCATGATAAAGAATTGCCATTGGCCATGCAGGTGCTGGAATATCTGGGTACCGATAAGCTTTCGGCCGAGCAGTTAAAGCAGGAGTTCTTCAAGTTAGGCATCAGCTACAACTTCCGTGCGGGTGCCGATCAGCTGATCGTTTCATTAAGCGGTCTTGAGCAGAACATGCCGAAAGGGATTACCTTGCTGAAAAACTGGATGACGGATGCCAAACCTAACCAGCAAGTGTATGAAGAAAACGTGAGAACCATCCTCGAAAGCCGTGATGTCGCCAAAAAAGACAAAGGCCGAATTATGGCAGCACTCACCAACTACGCAAAATATGGCAGAACATCGCGTTTTACCGATGTGGTTTCAGCGGATCGCCTGAAGCAAATCCGTTCCGAAGAGATGACGGCAAAGGTTAAGGATCTGCTTCACATGCCTTATCAGATCTTTTTCTATGGCAATAACTTTAATAAATTTAAAAAGTATGCGAAGCCATTCGTAGAATCTGAAAATATGAAGATCCCTGCTAAGAAAGTCTATCCGGAGCCTGCAACCGAAAATAAAGTGTACTTTACCAATTACGATATGGTACAGACGGAAATGAGTAAAGTTGCCAAAGCCGGTCCTGTAAATCTTAAAAATTTCGGAAAGATAAATGTGTTTAACGAATATTTCGGGCGCGGGCTTTCGTCCATCGTCTTCCAAGAGATTCGTGAGAGCAAGAGTTTGGCTTATTCCGCCTACGTTTCTTACGCCAGCGCAGGGGAAATCAACAAGGCTGATTATGTGACCACCTACATCGGTACACAGGCCAATAAACTGGGACAAGCCGTAAACGCGATGAACGAGTTGATGGCAGATCTGCCGCAGGTGCCCGCACAGTTCGCCAATGCGAAGAACGCGGCGTTGAAGCAAATCGCCTCTGGCAGGATCAACCGTACCAATATTTTCTTTAATTACCTGAACCTACAGAAACTGGGGATTGATTATGATATAAGAAAAGACCTTTACAACGAGATCCAAAATCTTACGATTGATGAAGTAACCAAGTTCTATAATGCCACGATAAAACCATTGAATTACAACACAGCCATCATCGGGAAGAAAGAGAATCTTGATATGGAAGCGATAAATAAGATGGGCACCTTCCATGAAGTTTCGCTGGAAGAAATCTTCGGGTACTAA